The sequence CTCCAGCGGACGATCTCCGGAATGATCGACGAGATGCGTCGGTAGGCCCGGCATTGTACGGGACAACGGGTATAGAGATATGACAAACATGACCACAACAGCAAAATGGTTCGGCCGGCTCCTCATCTTGGTAGGTCTGGCCGGTTATGTTTACGGGACGTATAACGGCAACGCCAGTTGGACTGCATTGATCCCGGCGATCTTTGGCCTCATCCTCATGGTGCTGGGATACGCGGCTGCCGCGTCAGAGGGGATGCGCAAGCACCTGATGCACGTGGCCGTTGTCGTCGCGCTGGTTGGCTTTATCGCGTCGGCAGGCCGCCTGATATCACGACTCAGCGAATTTACGATCTCTGCCGCATCGCTATCGCAGATCGCAATGGCGGTTATCTGTCTGCTGTTCGTTGTGCTTGCGGTGAGATCGTTTATCGACGCCCGTAAGAGTTAACCGCGAAATACACGAAAGGTACGAAAGAAAGAGGTTGGTTCTTTTTTCGTCTTTTTGGCGTGTTTAGCGGTTAATTCTTCAGGCTTTTTCGAGTTCGATATCGATCTGCAGCCCGCCGTTGGCGTTGCGGGCGGTGATCTTCCCCTTGTGGGCTTTGACAGCACGCTCTGCAATGGCAAGGCCGAGGCCGATGCCGCCGGTCTTACGTTCACGAGCTTCGCCGACGCGATAGAACGGCCTGAAGAGGTTTGGCAACTCGTCGTCGGGCACGCCGCCGCCGTGATCGGCCACGCTGACCGTCGCGCGGCCATTGCTCACGGCCAGGTCAACCTCGACAACGGTGCCCTCGCCGGTGTACTTGACCGCATTTCGCAGAACATTCTCGATCGCGCTTCTCAAGAGGTTCTCGCTGCCCATGACCGAGCACGCCGTTATCCTGGTGATCTCGACGTGCCTGCCGTTCGCCTTAGCCTCAAAGTCCGCGTCAGCCGCAACATCACGAACGAGCTCTGCGAGGTCGACCCGAACACGTTCGACCTCGACGGCGCCGCTCTCTAGCTGGGCCAGCGTCAGCAGCCGTCCGATCATGTCATTGAGCCGCGTGGATTCCGCCTCGATGCGTTCGAGCATCGGTTTGGATTCCGCATTCGATTTCTGTTTCGCGATCTCAAGGGCGACATTCAGGCGGGCCAGCGGCGAGCGGAGCTCATGCGAAATGTCACGGTTAAGCCGCTGCTGCGAGGTGATAAGCGATTCGATCCGCACCGCCATCTCGTCAAAATCGCGGGCGAGGTCGGCCAATTCGTCGCGACGGCGCCCGATCTTTGGCGCAACACGCGTCTGCAGATCGCCGCCCGCCAATTGCATCGTTGCCGCCCGCAGCTTCCGTATCGGCGATGTCAGATAGAGCGCGAGAAGGTAACAAAGGATCGTTGCCGTAAGCAAAATGCCAAGCAGTCTAATGTAGGATGTCGTCGATCCCCAAAATAGCGACGACGACGGCGGGCGTTCCCATTGCAGGACCATCGCAAATCGTCTGCCATCGGGGAAAGTGACCGGCGCGTAACCGATCGTTCTATCCTCGGGTGAAAAATCGGCTTCGGTCGTGTTCGATTCAATCGACAGCTTTCCAAAATCAGCAACATCGCGTATCGAGCCGGGCTCACCGAACCAGAGCGTGCCATTCGCGGCGACAAGATTTATCTCCCTCGACGGCTCCATGTCACGCAGCCGCTCAAGGAATTGCCGCAGCCCGGCCTCGCCCTCGGCCCTCACGATCTGCGTTGCCGTATCACCATAGATCGTCATCTGGTTCTGCGTCGAACGCTTGAACCTGCTAAACATCGGCTCGGTCTGGAATGTTCGGGTGACAAAGATGATCACACCGATCATCAGAGCGATAGCGGCCAGGAACCACAGAAAGATCTTTACGAATAGCTTCATACGAGCGTGTAGATATATCCGACGCTGCGGACCGTCTTGATCCGCTCGCTTCCGTCCGCGCGGGGGCCAAGCTTTTTGCGAAGGTTGCTGATGTGCATATCGAGGCTGCGGTCGTAGGGTGACAATTTGCGCTCAAGAACGGCCTCGCTGAGGTTCTCCTTTTTTACGACTTTACCGGCGTTGTTGAGCAGTTCGTGCAATATGCCAAACTCGACCGAGGTCAGACCGACCTCCACGCCGCCGAGTGTCGCCGTGCGCGACGCGGGAGATACGATAACGTCCTCGACCTCGATGCTCGCTGTTCCATCATCATCCGCCGGAGCCGCTGTGCGACGCAGGATCGCCCTCAGCCGCGCCGCGAGCTCGCGAGGATTAAATGGCTTTGGCAAATAATCGTCCGCGCCGATCTCGAGCCCGACGATGCGCTCCATATCGTCGCCGCGGGCAGTGAGCATAAGCACGGGCAGCTTTGATGTTTCGCGAAGTTTGCGAAGCACGTCAAAGCCATTCATCTTCGGCAGCATCACGTCGAGTATCGCCATGTCATACTCGTCGCTCAATGCCGCCGTCAAGCCCGCCTCGCCGTCATTGAAGCACTCGACCGAAAACCCCTCGACACCGAGGTACTCCGAGACCAGTTCACACAACTCTTCATCGTCGTCGATGATAAGGATACGGCTCATAGCTGACCGTATTTTACGTCAAAAAAGTCGCTCGCGAGGCGGTTTTACATTTCTTTACAGAAAATGACGATTGACGACAAAAGAAGTGTCGTCTCTGCGTCCTCTGCGTCATTTTCTCCGCGTTCTCTGCGTGGAACGATCATTCCACGCAGAGAACGCAGAGAAAGGACGCCGAGGACGCAGAGTTCAATAGAGCAGAAACCGTTCTCGTCGTTTGATAAATTCGTCCAGTCTGGATTTGATCGCCTTGTCGATCTCGTCGGGCGATGCCCCTCGTGTGACCATGTCGAGAACTTCACCATTTACGAGCAGCCGCGAATATTTGTCGACTTGCCATTCGTTCGGATAGAGCCTCCGCAATGCACACGCGATCTCGATTCCCGTGCGGACGGAGTTGAATTCGCTGCGGTTGGTGATGACGATGTTGATGCCGCCGAGCTGTTCGTCCTTAAATACCGATGCCGTCGGCTTGAATCTGATCGGCACAAAGCGAACACCTTTGATACCGCGGCCATTTAGATAGCTCGCCAGCTTCTGCCCGTCGAGCCACGGTGCACCGATGACCTCGAACGGCGTGTCCGTGCCGCGGCCGACCGAGAGATTTGTCGTTTCGAGCAGGCCGATGCCCGGATAAAGCGTTGCCTCAGTGAGCGAACGCATGTTCGGCGACGGGTTGATCCACGTCTGCCCTGTCTCGTCGAACCACATCGCGCGGTTCCAGCCTTGCATCTTGATCACACGCAGGTCGGCCCCGACCTTTCGTTCGGTGTTGATCATCATCGCCAGCTCGCCGATGGTCATGCCGTGTCTCACGGGCGTTGTGTGGGCGGCGATAAATGACAATTTATCCTCATCCGCGATTGGGCCTTCAACCGCGACGCCGTTGATCGGATTTGGGCGGTCAAGGACGAACACCGGCTTGCCGGCCCTTGCCGCCTCTTCCATCACATTCCTTAGCGTCGAGGCGTAAGTGTAAAACCGCGTGCCGATGTCTTGGATGTCATAGACGAACGCATCGATCTGCGCCGTCTGTTCCGGCTTTGGCCGCCGCGTTTCGCCGTAGAGCGAATAGACCGGCAGGCCGGTTTTCTCGTCTTTTCCGTCTGCGATCTTCTCGGTATCGAGCTCACCGCGAATGCCGTGTTCGGGGGCAAAAATGGCGGTGAGCTTAACATTCTTTGCCTCGTGGAGAATGTCGATGGTCTGTTTGCCCGCGAGATTACGGCCGGTGTGGTTTGTGACGAGGCCGATGTTGAGATTTTCGAGTTGTTTGAAGTTGTCCTTCTCAATTACATCGATGCCGTTGTGCACGGCGCCCTCCCTCACGGTCGGGCTACTGACACTGGCGATCGTTTGATTTTGACTTTGGACCTTGGACTTTAGACCTTGGACTTGAGCAGCGACCGCCGCGTTGTATCTCGCCTCGGCTTCGCGCCATTTTTCTATTGGGGTGTCCTCGATGGCTGAGGCGACGACGGTCGAGATCCGGGCACGCAGCGGAACCACGTCACCCTTGCCGTCGGGGTGAACGCGGTTTGAGAGAAATACTACAAACGTCTGCGAAGTCGGATCGATCCACAGGCCCGTCCCCGTAAAACCTGTATGCCCGAACGACCCCAGCGGAAACAACTCGCCGCGATTGGCCGAGAACGACGTATTCATGTCCCACCCAAGCCCGCGCGTCTCGCCGGTCTCGGAAACAACATACGGCTGCGTCATCCGCGCTACGGTCGCCGCCGAGAGGATCCGGTCAGAACCACCTGCGGTAGCGGGTGGTTGAAGTTTCGATATATTCCGCCGAGCTGTCCGATTCTGCGTTAAACCACCCGCTACCGCAGGTGGTTCTGACTTGCCGCCGTTCAGGATCATCTGACAGTAACGGGCGAGATCGTCAGCGGTCGAAAAAAGCCCGGCGTGGCCCGCAACGCCACCCATACGGAACGACGTGGGATCGTGAACTTGTCCAAACAAGATCTGATTGCCGAACTCTTCTTTTCCTTCGTAGGTTGCGCCGAGATAACTGTTTTGCCCCTTGATATTCTCTGTAGGAGCTAACCGCTCAAATCTGTTTCCCCATTTCGAAATCTTTATTCCCGTTGCTCCTGCGGGAGAATTAAATATGGGCTCGAATCGAAAAAATGTCGTGTCAACCGATTTTGATACCGAAGCAAATGTCTGCTCAGCGAATCGGTCGAGCGCTTGACCACTAACGCGTTCCACAATCTCGCCCAGCACAATAAACCCAATATCCGAATAAACAAACCTCGTCCCCGGCGGGCTTTTTAGTTTCTCATTCTTCAATGCCGCGAGCATACCTTCGCGGCCGGTCCATTTTTTGCTGAGGTCAAAATCGGGAGCGTAGCCTGAGATGTGCGTCAGTAGCTGTAAGATCGTGATCCGTTTGGCTTGTTCGTCCTCGATCTCAGGGATGAATTTGCCGACGGTGTCGGTGAGGCGGAGTTTGCCTTGCTCGACGAGGATCATTATCGACGTCGCGGTCGCGACGGGCTTGGTAAGCGAGGCGACGTCAAAGATCGTATCGACCGTCATCGGTTCGACGGTTGGCACAAGCGAGCGATTGCCGTAGGCCTTGCGAAAGACTATCTTGCCGCGATGCCCGACCAGCACCACCGCACCGGGCAGCTTTTTGGCCGCGATATCGGCATTGACAAGCTCGTCGATCAGCGCGAGCTTGGCCGAATTCATCCCGACCGATTCGGGCTTCGCCAACGGCAGCCCTTGGCCGGAAGATGAAACCACGGATGAACACAGATAGACACAGATAAGAAGACACCCCAACAAAACTGCTTTGGTCCTATCTGTGCCCATCCGTGTTTATCTGTGGTTAATTACTTCTTCACTTTGAACGCCTTTTCGCGTTCGATGAAGCTCTCGGTGCAGAGGTTGACGAACTCCCTGGCGATCGGCGAAAAATAGCCGCCGCGCAGGTGAGCGAGGCCGAGGTCCCAGTTGATCTCTGCTCCCTCGATCCGCCACGAGATTACGCGGCGAGCAGCGATCTCGGCGGCGATCGCCTTTGCCCCGGCAAGGCCTAGCCCCAAGCCGGCCTCGACCATCTGGTTGATCGCCTCTTGTCGCGACAATTCCATTACGATATTCGGCTTCACGCCCGCGTCGTGAAAAAGATCGTCGATCCGCCGCCGCGTGTTGCCGCCGCGCTCTCCCAGGATGAGCTTTTCGGCCGCGAGCGTCGCGATATTCATAGTCTTTTTGTTCGCAAGCGGATGGTCCGGCGCACCGATGGCGACAATCTGGTCGCTAAATAACAGTTCGGTCACGACGCTCGAAGTCTCGACCGGCAGCGAAACGAACGCGATATCGATGTCGCCGTGACTGATCTTCTCTGCCAATGCCTGGCTCGTACCGACGCTTACCGAAAGGTCGGCGTTGGGAAACTTGCCTTTTAGCTCTTTGAGAATATTCGGCAGTTGCTGCGTCGCAAATTCCGCCGACGCCGAACCGATACGCAGCCGCCCGTGCTCGGCACCCGCAACCTCGGCGATCTCGGCAAGCGCGGCGTCGTGTTCGCGCAATATCCGCCGGGCACGATGCAGCAGATATTCACCCGCCTCGGTCAGTATCACGCGCCGCGGAGTTCGTGTAAACAACTGCAGCCCGACCTCTTCCTCGAGCTGCCTGATCTGCATCGAGATCGCCGCCTGAGTCACGTTGACCCGCTTCGCCCCGGCCGTGAACGTGTTGGCCTCAGCGATAGCCACAAATGCCTTAAGCTGTCTGATCTCCATACGGGCGTCCTAAGTCTCGATTCGATTAGTCAGGCTTATTGACTACATAAAATCGTCTAAATCTCTTTATAAGTCAAGCAGGCTAAGCAAAACTATCGAATTTGCTTATACTACCTGTCAGACTTTCCGCACATGCAGACCCTCGACCTCGTCATCATCGTCGGCTACCTGATCGGCATTACGCTGTTTGGCGTGCTGTTTGCGGGCAAGCAGAGGACGACGGACGAGTATTTTGTCGGCGGCCGCAGCGTGCCGTGGTGGGCGATCGCGATGTCGATCGTGGCGACAGAGACGAGCACGATCACATTCGTTTCGGTGCCCGGAATTGCGTTTGCGAAGGGCGGGAATTTTCAATTTCTGCAACTTGTCTTTGGCTACATGCTCGGCCGTGTAGTGATCTCGCTGGTATTTATTCCACTGTATTTTAGGGGTGAATTACAGACGGTTTATCAGTTGTTGGGCGAGCGATTCGGCTCACGGGTAAAGATGCTCGCGTCCGCGTTGTTCGTCGTGATGCGAAACATCGCCGACGGCATTCGATTACTGCTGACGGCGCTCGTGCTGGCGGCAGTTTATACGGCTTTCCAACCCTCCGCGGACTCGAATACGATCGTCGTCGGTTCGATAATCGTGCTCGGGCTGGTGATGATCGTGTTCACGTTCTACGGCGGGATGGAAGCGGTCATCTGGGTCGAGGTCGTGCAGCTTGTTATCTATATCGGCGGAGCAGTCGCGGCGGCGGTGATTCTTTTACAGAATATCGACGGCGGTTTAGCCGGTGCGTTTTCGGTCGCTGAACAGTTCGGCAAGTTTTCGCTGTTCGATTTTGGCTGGGACATGACAAAGACCTTTACGTTCTGGTCGGGCCTGCTCGGCGGCTGTTTTTTGACCATGTCCACGCACGGCACGGATCAGTATCTCGTCCAGCGATATCTTTGTACGAGCAAGCCTTCGGCCGCTGCAACCGCTCTGCTGTCGTCGGGTGCGGTCGTGCTCGGACAGTTCATCGGGTTCCTTTTTATCGGCGTGCTGCTGTTTGCGTTTTACGAGCCGTACAATTTGCCAGAATACACTCAGGCGGGCGTCGCAGGCTCTGGTGTGCCGGCGACTCTTCCGTTCGCCGGCGGCGACAAGGTGTTTCCCGATTTCATCACAAGATCGATGCCGACCGGCCTCGCGGGCCTCGTCGTCGCGGCAATATTCGCCGCCGCACTGTCGTCGTCGCTCAACTCGATAGCAGCCACGGCCGTCAATGACCTTTATAAGCCATTCGCCGGAGGCCGCGATGACCGGCACTTTTTGAAGATATCGGGCCGGCTCACCGTTATCATCGGTATCGTCCAGATCGCCGTCGCCATCGCCGTTAAGAACGCGAACAGTTCGGCACTCGGAATGGCCCTCTCCGTCGCGTCGCTAATAAACGGGCCGGTGCTCGGTGTTTTTCTTGTCGGCACTTTCCTAAAGCAAGCCCGCGAGATTCACGCCTTGATCGGAATGTTGGCGAGCATCGCGTTAATGCTCTATATTCTGCTTGGCACGCGGGTCGCATGGACGTGGTATGCGTTGATCGGTAGTGTAGTGACTTTTGGGGTGAGTTATGTCGCAAGTCTAATTCCGGGTAGTTCTAAGGATGAAGTCGCTATTTAGTCTTAGCTTGGTTCTGTCGCTGTTTGCGGGCACGCTGACCCTCGGTGGCGATCTCTTACATTGGTCACGAGCGGGCAGAGATGCCCGCGTTCCGACGCCTAGGGCGGTATTCCGGCCGTCGAAAAAGGCGAAACTTGCGGCGGACAAGCTACTGAGGAGGATGTCCGTCGAGGAGAAGGTTGGACAGTTAGTTCACATCGGCATTAACGCAAAGTTTGCCAATCAAACCAGTCCGTTCTTTCGCGAAATCGAGCGTCAGGTCGTTGAGAACAAGGTCGGCGGCATCATCTTGTTCGGCGCACCGATTTATGAATCGGTCCATCTCGTCAATCGAATGCAGCAGCGGGCAAGAGTGCCGCTGCTGATCTCGGTCGATGCTGAGACGGGCGTCGGAATGCGGTTTGAGGACGCGATAAATTTTCCATGGGCAATGGCGATGGCGGCAACCGGCAATCCGGAATTCGCTCGGCGCGCAGGTGCCATTACCGGCCGCGAGGCCCGCGCGTTGGGCATTCATCACATCTTTGCACCGGTGCTCGACGTTAACAATAACGCGGAGAATCCCGTGATAAACGTCCGCAGCTTTGGCGAGGATCCGAATGACGTGGCACGGTTCGGCACCGCCTTTATCGACGGGCTGCAATCGCAGAAAGTGCTTGCGACCGCAAAACATTTTCCCGGCCACGGCGACACTAATGTCGATTCGCACCGAGGCCTGCCCGAGGTCAACCGTTCCCGTGATGAGCTTGAACGCAACGAACTGATTCCCTTTCGCTCCGCCGTCAAAGCCGGCGTCGCCTCGATAATGGTCGGCCACATCGGCCTGCCGCAGATCGACCCCGAACAGATCAAGCCGCTCAAGCAATACACCGTCGGATACACAGATCAAGGTGATGAGATCGTGCGTGAGAACGCGACCATACCGGCGACATTATCCGGCGAAGTGCAGACCGATCTGCTGCGGCGTGACATCGGATTTGACGGATTGATCGTATCTGACGCGATGGACATGAGCGGGCTGACGGTCTATATGTCGCAGGATGAAGCCGGCGTGAGGGCCGTGCTTGCCGGCACCGACATGTTGCTAAAACCATCCGACGCCGATGTGATGATCCGCGGCATAGTCGCCGCCGTAAGGTCCGGCCGTATCCCGCAGCAGCGTCTCAACGACGCTGTCCGTAGGCAGCTTGCGTGGAAATTTGAACTCGGACTTTTCAAACAAAGACTGACCGCTCTCGACGCCATCGACACGATCGTCTCGGGCCCCGAAGCGCAGCAATTGACCGACGAGATCGCAACCCGGGCGATCACGCTTGTCAGAGACCAGGCGAATTACCTGCCGCTGGAACGAGGCAAGAAGGTTGCGGTTCTCGGCATCTCAAATGGCTACGAAGGCCCTGCCATGACGTCGACTGTCGCGGAGGAGTTGCGCTCTGCCGGACTGACCGTGACGACCGGTTATATTCAGCCAAATTCGACGCCAGCTCAGCAGGAATCCGCTCGAAGCGCGGCTTACGACGCCGACTTGGTCGTTGTCGGATTATTCGGCCGCGTTCGCTCAGGGGTGCAAGGCAGCACGGGCCTGCCGCCCGACGGAGCAGCCTTGCTCCGCGGCCTGATCGAGTCGGGTAAGCCAGTAATTTGTGTCAGTTTCGGCAATCCGTATGCGCTGATGTCATTTGGCGGCTTGCGAACATACCTGGTCGCATACGGCGATATGCCCAGCCTCCAACGCGCCGCCGCCCGCGCCCTCGTCGGCGAACAGGACATCACCGGCCGCCTGCCCATTTCGCTGCCGGGCCTATATCCGAGCGGCACCGGAATACAAAGACGAACAACAGTTAATCACGGGTTCACGTCGAAATAGTCTTTATCACCCAACTATCTCCAGAAGCCCTTCAATGACCTGATCCATCTCGCGTTCCGACGCACGTCCAAGCTTGGGCCCGAGACGCTGGGTTGAGAGCGTACGAATCTGACTGATCTTTGCCCAAGATCGTTTTGGAAGCTTCTTGCTAGTCAACTCCAGCGTCAGAGGAAACCCAGCCCGCGGTTGTT is a genomic window of Chloracidobacterium sp. containing:
- a CDS encoding type II toxin-antitoxin system PemK/MazF family toxin, with translation MAAILRGDIVWANLDPTQGHEQSGRRPILVLSQDIFNERSGTVIAVALTSQQPRAGFPLTLELTSKKLPKRSWAKISQIRTLSTQRLGPKLGRASEREMDQVIEGLLEIVG
- a CDS encoding HAMP domain-containing protein; translation: MKLFVKIFLWFLAAIALMIGVIIFVTRTFQTEPMFSRFKRSTQNQMTIYGDTATQIVRAEGEAGLRQFLERLRDMEPSREINLVAANGTLWFGEPGSIRDVADFGKLSIESNTTEADFSPEDRTIGYAPVTFPDGRRFAMVLQWERPPSSSLFWGSTTSYIRLLGILLTATILCYLLALYLTSPIRKLRAATMQLAGGDLQTRVAPKIGRRRDELADLARDFDEMAVRIESLITSQQRLNRDISHELRSPLARLNVALEIAKQKSNAESKPMLERIEAESTRLNDMIGRLLTLAQLESGAVEVERVRVDLAELVRDVAADADFEAKANGRHVEITRITACSVMGSENLLRSAIENVLRNAVKYTGEGTVVEVDLAVSNGRATVSVADHGGGVPDDELPNLFRPFYRVGEARERKTGGIGLGLAIAERAVKAHKGKITARNANGGLQIDIELEKA
- a CDS encoding DUF1343 domain-containing protein is translated as MAKPESVGMNSAKLALIDELVNADIAAKKLPGAVVLVGHRGKIVFRKAYGNRSLVPTVEPMTVDTIFDVASLTKPVATATSIMILVEQGKLRLTDTVGKFIPEIEDEQAKRITILQLLTHISGYAPDFDLSKKWTGREGMLAALKNEKLKSPPGTRFVYSDIGFIVLGEIVERVSGQALDRFAEQTFASVSKSVDTTFFRFEPIFNSPAGATGIKISKWGNRFERLAPTENIKGQNSYLGATYEGKEEFGNQILFGQVHDPTSFRMGGVAGHAGLFSTADDLARYCQMILNGGKSEPPAVAGGLTQNRTARRNISKLQPPATAGGSDRILSAATVARMTQPYVVSETGETRGLGWDMNTSFSANRGELFPLGSFGHTGFTGTGLWIDPTSQTFVVFLSNRVHPDGKGDVVPLRARISTVVASAIEDTPIEKWREAEARYNAAVAAQVQGLKSKVQSQNQTIASVSSPTVREGAVHNGIDVIEKDNFKQLENLNIGLVTNHTGRNLAGKQTIDILHEAKNVKLTAIFAPEHGIRGELDTEKIADGKDEKTGLPVYSLYGETRRPKPEQTAQIDAFVYDIQDIGTRFYTYASTLRNVMEEAARAGKPVFVLDRPNPINGVAVEGPIADEDKLSFIAAHTTPVRHGMTIGELAMMINTERKVGADLRVIKMQGWNRAMWFDETGQTWINPSPNMRSLTEATLYPGIGLLETTNLSVGRGTDTPFEVIGAPWLDGQKLASYLNGRGIKGVRFVPIRFKPTASVFKDEQLGGINIVITNRSEFNSVRTGIEIACALRRLYPNEWQVDKYSRLLVNGEVLDMVTRGASPDEIDKAIKSRLDEFIKRRERFLLY
- a CDS encoding sodium/solute symporter (Members of the Solute:Sodium Symporter (SSS), TC 2.A.21 as described in tcdb.org, catalyze solute:Na+ symport. Known solutes for members of the family include sugars, amino acids, nucleosides, inositols, vitamins, urea or anions, depending on the system.), whose product is MQTLDLVIIVGYLIGITLFGVLFAGKQRTTDEYFVGGRSVPWWAIAMSIVATETSTITFVSVPGIAFAKGGNFQFLQLVFGYMLGRVVISLVFIPLYFRGELQTVYQLLGERFGSRVKMLASALFVVMRNIADGIRLLLTALVLAAVYTAFQPSADSNTIVVGSIIVLGLVMIVFTFYGGMEAVIWVEVVQLVIYIGGAVAAAVILLQNIDGGLAGAFSVAEQFGKFSLFDFGWDMTKTFTFWSGLLGGCFLTMSTHGTDQYLVQRYLCTSKPSAAATALLSSGAVVLGQFIGFLFIGVLLFAFYEPYNLPEYTQAGVAGSGVPATLPFAGGDKVFPDFITRSMPTGLAGLVVAAIFAAALSSSLNSIAATAVNDLYKPFAGGRDDRHFLKISGRLTVIIGIVQIAVAIAVKNANSSALGMALSVASLINGPVLGVFLVGTFLKQAREIHALIGMLASIALMLYILLGTRVAWTWYALIGSVVTFGVSYVASLIPGSSKDEVAI
- a CDS encoding glycoside hydrolase family 3 C-terminal domain-containing protein codes for the protein MKSLFSLSLVLSLFAGTLTLGGDLLHWSRAGRDARVPTPRAVFRPSKKAKLAADKLLRRMSVEEKVGQLVHIGINAKFANQTSPFFREIERQVVENKVGGIILFGAPIYESVHLVNRMQQRARVPLLISVDAETGVGMRFEDAINFPWAMAMAATGNPEFARRAGAITGREARALGIHHIFAPVLDVNNNAENPVINVRSFGEDPNDVARFGTAFIDGLQSQKVLATAKHFPGHGDTNVDSHRGLPEVNRSRDELERNELIPFRSAVKAGVASIMVGHIGLPQIDPEQIKPLKQYTVGYTDQGDEIVRENATIPATLSGEVQTDLLRRDIGFDGLIVSDAMDMSGLTVYMSQDEAGVRAVLAGTDMLLKPSDADVMIRGIVAAVRSGRIPQQRLNDAVRRQLAWKFELGLFKQRLTALDAIDTIVSGPEAQQLTDEIATRAITLVRDQANYLPLERGKKVAVLGISNGYEGPAMTSTVAEELRSAGLTVTTGYIQPNSTPAQQESARSAAYDADLVVVGLFGRVRSGVQGSTGLPPDGAALLRGLIESGKPVICVSFGNPYALMSFGGLRTYLVAYGDMPSLQRAAARALVGEQDITGRLPISLPGLYPSGTGIQRRTTVNHGFTSK
- a CDS encoding response regulator transcription factor, yielding MSRILIIDDDEELCELVSEYLGVEGFSVECFNDGEAGLTAALSDEYDMAILDVMLPKMNGFDVLRKLRETSKLPVLMLTARGDDMERIVGLEIGADDYLPKPFNPRELAARLRAILRRTAAPADDDGTASIEVEDVIVSPASRTATLGGVEVGLTSVEFGILHELLNNAGKVVKKENLSEAVLERKLSPYDRSLDMHISNLRKKLGPRADGSERIKTVRSVGYIYTLV
- a CDS encoding LysR family transcriptional regulator; protein product: MEIRQLKAFVAIAEANTFTAGAKRVNVTQAAISMQIRQLEEEVGLQLFTRTPRRVILTEAGEYLLHRARRILREHDAALAEIAEVAGAEHGRLRIGSASAEFATQQLPNILKELKGKFPNADLSVSVGTSQALAEKISHGDIDIAFVSLPVETSSVVTELLFSDQIVAIGAPDHPLANKKTMNIATLAAEKLILGERGGNTRRRIDDLFHDAGVKPNIVMELSRQEAINQMVEAGLGLGLAGAKAIAAEIAARRVISWRIEGAEINWDLGLAHLRGGYFSPIAREFVNLCTESFIEREKAFKVKK